In Cryomorphaceae bacterium, the genomic stretch TCTTTTCTACAGGAATCACAAAGACTTGATGAAATAATTGAAACGCTTAAATGGGTTTTACAAAAATGAAAGTAAACAGTCATAATATAGAGTTTGGATATGAGTTGCTGAGTGCGATTCCGTATGCCTATGAACTGTATTTATCCGGCAAGCTTACCGGCACCACTTCAGGCAAAGCATCTGAGCCGCTGTATTACTTTTCTCCTAAACATACGATTAACCCTGAGCCGCGAAGCTGGTATAACACACCAAAAGCAACCGGTGCCGGCATACCTTACACGAACATACACAAACCGAATTTACAGCCTAAAGCGTTTCCACCTTATAAGGAGCATTACGCAAATGACGTATTTAAGTGGGATAAACCCACCCTTTGCATCTGCAACCGGGCTAACGTGGAATGGATGGCTGGGGTAATCAATTACTTCGATGCTGAAATGTTGGATTGGCTGTTCAGCAACCTAAAAGACCAATACGAAATTATATATTTCCCCATCGGTATCCCTAAAAATATACAGGACAATGCACCGCCTGAGCAGGTGTTCGATGACATTGCACTGGCTGAAAAGCACGGGGTAAGGGTATTTTCAACCTTATTAACAAGTCCTGAAAGATGGAATGCTGTTATGCTACAAGTATTCGCTAACTGCGAACACTACATCACAATGAATGGTGGTTACTCAATACTTGCAAGCTACTTCTCAGGGCAAAACATCATATTCAGCAAGCCCGGAAAGCCGCAATGTCAGGAGATTACACAAGGTAGCTTTTGGAGGTGGTACCCGAATATCAACGACGTGCAAACATTGCACGTACCTTCATATAGCGAACTAAAGCGAAAAGTTCAGGCTCTGTATATTGATAAACTTCCGACAGCGAACGTAATCATTCGCACATCAAACAGACCAAAGGCTTTCAGGTATGCGATGCAAAGCGTTTTGATGCAGGATTACCAGAATGTCAATATAGTCGTAACAGTAGACGATGAGCGCAGCGACAAGTACACTCATGGATACAATTGCAGGGTAATACCCGTTTCACAGCCACAACGCACACACCGGCCAAGTAATTCCAAGGATAAACCGGAGGGCAAACGGTCGTTTGGGCAATGGTTTCCGGCAAATGATTACATCGCACAGGCACAGGCGCGCGTAAAGGGGTATATTATGTTTCTGGACGACGATGACAAGTACGTAAGAAAAGACGCTATAAGTAAGGTTATGCAGCAGGCGCAGAAGGATAAGCTAATGGTTTGGAAGGTTCAATTTCCAAACTCAGTCATTCCTAACGGGTCTTTTGGCCAAACGCCTACCATTTGCGATATTGCAAGCATTGGGATGTGTTATCATAGTGACTACATACATAAATCAGATTGGACGCCGTGGAAATGTGCCGACTATCGCACCGCCGCCAAATGGGCTGATAATGAAATAATTTGGATTGACCAAGTATTAACCGCTCTGCAATCGCAGCCCGGACGTGGAATGCGTAAGGATGTGCAACAGGAGCACCAAATAATTATACCTATGAAAAAACCAATTGTAAAAGTACAATTTATCCGTGATTTCCAGGGGCGCAAAGCCGGGACAATCGAGGAGTTAAAATGGCACATTGCTGTAAATTTCATTTATCGCGAGGCCTGTGTAGAGGTTGAAGATCCTAAAGAGCCAGTAAAACAGATCCAGTCTGCCACGGGTAAGGTGATGACCGAAGCCACGGAAGACAACACGATGGTAAAAGCAAAACCGAAGCCACGCGCAAAGGCTAAGCCACGGCCCCGTAAAACCAAAGAAGAAAAAAACGCACCTGTAAAGACAAAGACAGATGAAACTGAAGATTAACACGGTCGGATATGAGCCTATCAGCTTGACAGATGCAAAGGAGTATCTTCAGGTTGACGGCTCACATGACGACAAGCTCATTACGCGCCTGATCACGGCAGCGCGCCAAATGGTAGAGACGATCTGCGGGGTTTCAATTGTTGAGAAATCCATTGAGGTTGGATCGGCAAACTTTCAAACACCATGGCTGCTTCCATACGGGCCGGTAAAAACTATGACCAGCGCAACGGTTGACGGTGAGACAGCAGAGATTGACGGTGATTACATAACTACCAGCGGCGCGATATTGGAAGCTGAATACATCGCGGGCTTTGAAGAGTTGCCAGCCGGATTGGAGCAGGCTATGTATGAGTTGATCAAATTATACTACGATGCACGGGGGATGCAGATGCAAATCCCTGATACATTGTACGGAGCACTGCAAAAGTATTCACGTAATTTGGTGGTATAATGAGACTAAAGGAACGCATAGAATTTTACAGACCTACTACCGAGCCGGACGAGGCCGGGGGTTATGACCGTACTGAATATGTAAAGCAGTACGAATGTTGGGCTAATGTCGATCAGGATAATTCAGCCCGTGAGATGCAATCTATGCAGACCGCTAACATGGTGATTGTGAAAGTTACGATACGATACAACCCGGCTTATGTGCCTGGCATCAAAGACAATATTAAATGGGGCGGTGTGTGGCTTACGATCCACGGCGAGCCTGACAGAAGCGAGCGCAACTGGCTGAAGTTCAGAGCAGCGTATGACCCTAACAGAGAATTACCCGAAATAGACTGATTATGGCAAGAGGTAGATTTATAGCATTGTTTATCAATAAACCGAGCGTGGCACGGACTGCAAGGCGTTTGGCTAAAACGGACAGTGATATACATAAAGGGCTGATCAGGATTGTAGAAACTACCGCGCAGGCTATTCATGGCGAATCACTACGCAATGCACCTAAAGGCGAAACAGCCGGATTGAGAACAGGCTACCAGATTGACGAAAGAAGGCTGAAACGCGATCTGCAAGCAAGCGTATTCAATGACACGTTTTACACGCCGTACCAGGAGTTCGGAACCGGCTCACTTGTAAGCGTACCGCCGGGGTTTGAAGCAATGGCGATGCAGTTCAAAGGAGCCGGAATTAAGGAGGTGAACATCACGCCGCAACCACACTTTGCCCCGGCCATTGAGCGCAACGAGCCGCGCCATATTAAAGCAATTGAAAAACTAATTGATAAACATACCGACCGATGAGAAAAGACGCAACACGGGAAATAAGACAACACTATGTCGATTTGCTTTCAGAGATTGAGGTAAACGACAAGGCTATACCGGTTTACAATCTGGCAAAGGTATCAGATCCGCCCCCGTACATCCTGGTATTTGGCGGTGTGAATGAGCAGGGCACCACCAAAGGCCCCCGGCATAGTGAAATATCAATTAACGTGGAGGTACATACAGCATACCGGGGCGATTATGGCGGTGAAAAGTTTATGGATGCGATCGTAAATGAAATCATTGAAAAGCGGTATGAAAAAGCACCGCGCTATGGCGAAACAGAAAACTTTCAATTAGTCACCTGCCAATACAACGCGGGCGAATCACTAAGATTACAGACTTCTACTGAGGTACATATAATAAGGCAAATCACATTCAATCATTTTGTAAACCAAAAAATATAAATAATTATGGCAGCAATAAACGGCTCATTATTCATATTGCGGGTAAAAACCAACGGAACTTGGTTGAGCCTGCTGGCTTCTGAGCAAAGCCACACTATTAATGTCAACCAGGACAACCCCACAGCGGTTGCAAAAGGCTCATTGGGCTGGACGCCTCGCATAGCCGGGTCGCGCGATTGGGATGTATCCATTGACGGGTTGATTGATCCTACCTCTGAGCTTTCAGAAGAGGAAATATTTGACATCATTGCAAACCGCGAGGACGTAGAGATACAATCCAGTTCAGATGAAACTGGAAGCGTAATGTATGAAGGCAAGGCATTGATAGGCAACTTCAGTAAAACATCTGAAGCGGAGCAGCCTGCTTCCTTCAGTGCATCTTTTGAGGCAAACGGTAAACTTGAAAAAGTAATCGTGGGTTCGTAATGGAGTTTAAACTAAATAGAGGCTTTTGGCGGCGCAAGGTTAAATTCACGTTTGACCTTGCAGCCCTGAAAGCTGCCACCGTAGCAACGCGGATGGATTTGGGGGAGTTCTATACCTCTGAAAAGCTGACCGATGATGACCGGCTATTCTTTCACGCTTACGGGGCTTGGCTCAACGGGCGGTCTGTTACGATTAAGACGCTGAAGAAGTTTACCCGGTTTTGGAGCAGATTGAGCGTAAAGCACCTGAACCAGGTAAAATCCTTTCGGGCACAATCCGAAATCGTATCAGAGCATTTTTTAAAGGCGGTAAAACAAACGCCGGGCGAAAAAAAAAACTCCTAACGTGGAACAGCCTGCATGATGTGATACTTGGTGAACTTAAAATGCCGCTGCGCGAAGGTATGAAATTAACGCTTAATGAAATAATGATTATGCAGCTTGGCAATATACGACAACAGGAGATGCAGCTACACTCAACGCGCCTAATTATGTGGGAGATTAGAAGTAAGTACCTGAAGAGAGGTAAGACCATAAGACCGGAGGATGTGTTCAAACTTTCATTTGATGCGGCAAAGCCACCGGAGCGATTGACAAAAGATAGGTTTTTAGAACTGATTAAAAAAACAAAAAATGTCACAGCAGACAACTAAAGTACATATTGACGCGGACAACCGGAAGTTAAAACGCGGCCTGAAAGACTCCGAAAAAGAGGTAAAAGGCTTCGGCGGCAAGATTGACGGCCTGGGTAAAAAGTTGGGTATGCTTGCCGGTGCTGCTGCCATTGGTGCAGTTGTAAAGGGCCTATTCAACATGGCTAAGCAGTTGGGGCAGACCGCTGACCGTCTTCTGGACTTAGAACAAATCACAGGAACCAGTACGGACGCGCTTCAAGAATGGGAACACGTGGCACGTATCGCGGGGGTCAATGCTGAAACGTATTCAAACGCTGTAATCGGCTTAACGCAACGCCTTGCGCGCGGTGCTGAAATGTCGGCAGGTTTGCGCATGGGTATTGAGCGGCTTGGCATCGAGATGAAGAACCAGAACGGCACGATGCGATCCGGTGCCGAAATCACGGAGGAGGCTATCACGAAACTGGCCGAAATGGACGACATTACGCAGCGCAACATCGCAGGGGCGCAACTGTTCTCAGGAGCATGGAAAGACCTTGCACCTATTTTGGCATTAGGAGCGGACGGCATCGAAGCAGCAAAGAATGAAGCGCGGGAGCTGGGGCTGGTAATGGATAGGGAGGCGTTGGAGAAGGCGAATGCGTTCAGGGTGGAGATGGAAAAAGTAAGTGCGCAATTTGGACGTTTTAAACAGGACGTAGGAATGCTTGTAATACCGGCCATTCTTGGTATTGTAAATGTATTACAGCGAGCTGTTGCGGGGTATAAGAACTTGCTTGGCCTTATGGGCAGCGTAACGGATCAGGCATTGGGGACGCCGCAAAAACAAGTAGATGATTTCATTGCATCGATTGATAGTATAATAGACAGGGAGCAACGAAGAGCCGCGATAGTTGAGGAAATTATATACTTACAGAATAAGAGTCGCGAACTATGGAGAGAGGAAGATAAAGCACTTCAGGAAATAGGCAATAGTATGGCCGAACAGGCTAAAATATTGCAGAAAAACTATGATGTGTACGTAGATTTAAAGGCCAAAGAAATAGCCGAAGCCGAAAAAGCAGCCGAAGCACAACGCATGGCAGAAGAGCAAGCAGAACAACAACGCAGGGATGCACTTGGCGAAATAGGCAGGCTGCAAGAGGACATCGGCAACTTAGAGAAAAGAATAATAGCGGCAAACACTGAGGCAATACGAGAAAAATACGCAATAGAAAAAGCACTGTTGCAAGAAAAGTTAGACCTTATAAAACAAACCATATCAGCAGAAGGATTGGGCGCAGCAGAAGCAGACCGGCGCGGGTTGACCGGTATATCACCGATGGCACCGCGCGGCGTTCAATTGGATGACGGGCATCAGGACTTTCTGGATCAGCAAAAAGAAAAGGAGATTGCATTAAAGGGTG encodes the following:
- a CDS encoding glycosyltransferase family 2 protein produces the protein MKVNSHNIEFGYELLSAIPYAYELYLSGKLTGTTSGKASEPLYYFSPKHTINPEPRSWYNTPKATGAGIPYTNIHKPNLQPKAFPPYKEHYANDVFKWDKPTLCICNRANVEWMAGVINYFDAEMLDWLFSNLKDQYEIIYFPIGIPKNIQDNAPPEQVFDDIALAEKHGVRVFSTLLTSPERWNAVMLQVFANCEHYITMNGGYSILASYFSGQNIIFSKPGKPQCQEITQGSFWRWYPNINDVQTLHVPSYSELKRKVQALYIDKLPTANVIIRTSNRPKAFRYAMQSVLMQDYQNVNIVVTVDDERSDKYTHGYNCRVIPVSQPQRTHRPSNSKDKPEGKRSFGQWFPANDYIAQAQARVKGYIMFLDDDDKYVRKDAISKVMQQAQKDKLMVWKVQFPNSVIPNGSFGQTPTICDIASIGMCYHSDYIHKSDWTPWKCADYRTAAKWADNEIIWIDQVLTALQSQPGRGMRKDVQQEHQIIIPMKKPIVKVQFIRDFQGRKAGTIEELKWHIAVNFIYREACVEVEDPKEPVKQIQSATGKVMTEATEDNTMVKAKPKPRAKAKPRPRKTKEEKNAPVKTKTDETED
- a CDS encoding head-tail adaptor protein encodes the protein MRLKERIEFYRPTTEPDEAGGYDRTEYVKQYECWANVDQDNSAREMQSMQTANMVIVKVTIRYNPAYVPGIKDNIKWGGVWLTIHGEPDRSERNWLKFRAAYDPNRELPEID